Proteins encoded within one genomic window of Corynebacterium aurimucosum:
- a CDS encoding error-prone DNA polymerase, with amino-acid sequence MRFNGGKALPWSRVERILSGRPGPVPISVDHLPQATDAPKVGHSSVPFAELHAVSSYSFLHGASEPEGLVARAVELGLRGIALVDRDGFYGLMKFAEAAAKVGLPAVFGAELSLDPAPLTVLARTPEGYRRLSRLIARAHMGAGEKGVVSYPSLPEIGALLQDECLFLVGWEWSEHFDHLVDGIKIDSMVLEYACTQLPEDADHHLLLDSLPVPRAIATAHPAAATRDRARLAEAKQALSRRLALADASPNSHPMGSSWLRSGEQMACLLPERPELIAETVRVLEECSFTWEALAPNLPDFDVPEGHTEMSWLEHLTFERAAVRYATRPEEIRRRAWEQMRYELGVVKQLGFPGYFLIVCDLVDFCKRENILCQGRGSAANSAVCFALGITNAEPISAGLLFERFLSPDRDGPPDIDIDIESGRREEVIQYVYAKHGRERAAQVANVITYRRKGALRDAARALGYPQGSADAWSKGIAPAPSDVETLAEQFLGQPRHLGIHSGGMVLCDRPIADVVPVEWARMENRSVLQWDKDDCAAAGLVKFDLLGLGMLEALHHMMDLVEESTGRVVNLWELDLADVEVYDMLCRADAVGVFQVESRAQLSTLPRLKPRVFFDLVVEVALIRPGPIQGGSVHPYLRRRDGKEPVTYDHPVLEKSLGKTLGIPLFQEQLMQIAVDAAGFSGAEADDLRRAMGSKRSPAKMAALKQRFYEGLEETNGITGEIADKLWAKIVAFAAYGFPESHSQSFASLVYFSAWFKRYYPAQFCVGLLRAQPMGFYSPQSLIQDARRHGVEVLPVSVNESGREARVVVGTDGEVRIRLGLNLIKGLGNKAADRIEVAAPFADVPDLSRRADLTVDHVEALAVAGALDVFGVDRRQALWQAGVAATERAGMLPGLSAIEAPSLPGMSAFELMAADVASTGVTHNQQPMEQIRGQLQARGILSAADLPAVEDGTRVRIAGVVTHRQRPQTAGGVVFFGLEDETGLMNVMVSPGLWARDKVTARTAPALIVRGIVQNASGAVTVAADQLEPLAFGEALSRGSRDFR; translated from the coding sequence ATGAGGTTTAATGGGGGCAAGGCGCTGCCGTGGTCCCGGGTGGAGAGGATCCTCTCTGGTCGCCCGGGCCCCGTCCCGATCTCGGTAGATCATCTGCCGCAGGCCACGGACGCGCCGAAAGTAGGGCATTCTTCCGTGCCTTTCGCGGAGCTGCACGCGGTAAGTTCCTATAGCTTTCTGCATGGCGCCTCCGAGCCGGAGGGACTTGTGGCGCGCGCCGTCGAGCTGGGCTTGCGGGGGATTGCGCTGGTAGATCGGGATGGATTCTATGGCCTTATGAAGTTTGCGGAGGCTGCCGCCAAGGTGGGTCTGCCCGCGGTCTTTGGTGCGGAGCTTAGTCTCGACCCGGCCCCGCTGACTGTCCTGGCGCGCACACCGGAGGGGTACCGGCGTCTATCCCGGCTCATTGCCCGCGCCCACATGGGGGCGGGGGAGAAGGGGGTCGTGTCCTATCCTTCACTGCCGGAGATTGGTGCGCTGCTGCAGGATGAGTGCCTCTTCCTGGTGGGCTGGGAGTGGTCGGAACATTTCGATCATCTGGTCGATGGAATAAAAATAGACAGCATGGTTTTGGAGTACGCATGTACCCAGCTCCCAGAGGACGCGGACCACCACCTACTGCTGGACTCCTTGCCGGTTCCACGCGCCATCGCTACTGCCCACCCGGCTGCCGCCACGCGGGATCGCGCGCGCTTGGCCGAGGCCAAACAAGCCCTGTCCAGACGCCTCGCGCTTGCCGACGCCTCCCCCAACTCCCACCCCATGGGCTCGTCCTGGCTGCGCTCCGGGGAACAGATGGCGTGCCTGCTGCCTGAGCGCCCCGAGCTGATTGCGGAAACCGTTCGCGTCCTCGAAGAATGCAGTTTTACCTGGGAGGCGCTGGCCCCGAACCTGCCTGACTTCGACGTGCCGGAAGGGCATACCGAGATGTCCTGGCTGGAGCACCTCACCTTCGAGCGCGCGGCAGTTCGCTATGCCACGCGCCCTGAGGAGATTCGGCGCAGGGCGTGGGAGCAGATGCGCTATGAGCTGGGTGTGGTCAAGCAGCTGGGATTTCCCGGCTACTTCCTCATCGTGTGCGATCTGGTGGACTTTTGTAAACGGGAAAACATCCTGTGTCAGGGACGCGGGTCGGCGGCGAATTCGGCGGTGTGCTTCGCGCTGGGGATTACGAATGCGGAGCCGATTTCCGCGGGCCTACTTTTTGAGCGCTTCCTCTCCCCGGACCGTGATGGCCCGCCGGATATCGACATTGATATTGAATCGGGCCGGCGCGAGGAGGTTATCCAGTACGTCTATGCCAAGCACGGCCGCGAGAGGGCGGCGCAGGTGGCGAACGTGATTACGTACCGCCGCAAAGGTGCGTTGCGGGATGCCGCCCGGGCGTTGGGCTACCCGCAGGGCTCGGCCGATGCGTGGTCGAAGGGAATTGCGCCCGCACCTTCGGATGTTGAAACCTTGGCTGAGCAGTTCCTGGGCCAGCCGCGCCACCTGGGTATTCACTCCGGCGGCATGGTGTTGTGCGACCGGCCGATTGCGGATGTCGTGCCCGTGGAGTGGGCGCGCATGGAAAATCGCTCGGTTCTGCAGTGGGATAAGGATGATTGCGCCGCAGCTGGGCTGGTGAAGTTCGACCTGCTGGGCCTGGGCATGCTGGAAGCCCTGCATCACATGATGGACTTGGTGGAGGAGAGTACTGGCCGGGTGGTCAACCTGTGGGAGTTGGATCTGGCTGACGTGGAAGTCTATGACATGCTCTGCCGCGCGGATGCGGTGGGCGTGTTCCAGGTGGAATCGCGAGCGCAGCTGAGCACGCTGCCGAGGCTCAAGCCGCGGGTCTTCTTCGACCTTGTAGTGGAGGTCGCGCTCATCCGGCCGGGCCCCATCCAGGGTGGTTCGGTGCACCCTTATCTGCGCCGCCGCGATGGTAAGGAGCCGGTCACCTATGACCATCCGGTGCTAGAGAAGTCCCTGGGCAAGACACTGGGAATTCCGCTCTTTCAGGAGCAGCTCATGCAGATTGCAGTCGATGCTGCCGGGTTCAGCGGCGCGGAGGCGGATGACCTGCGGCGCGCGATGGGCTCGAAACGCTCGCCGGCCAAGATGGCAGCGCTCAAGCAGCGCTTCTATGAGGGCTTGGAGGAAACCAACGGGATTACCGGGGAAATCGCGGACAAGCTGTGGGCCAAGATCGTGGCCTTCGCCGCCTATGGCTTCCCGGAGTCTCACTCGCAGTCTTTTGCCTCCTTGGTGTACTTTTCGGCGTGGTTTAAGCGCTATTATCCGGCGCAGTTTTGTGTGGGCCTGTTGCGCGCGCAGCCAATGGGTTTCTACTCGCCGCAGTCCCTCATTCAGGATGCGCGCCGCCACGGCGTGGAGGTGCTGCCGGTCAGCGTCAACGAGTCGGGTCGCGAAGCGCGCGTGGTGGTGGGCACGGACGGTGAGGTACGCATTCGCCTGGGCCTTAACCTCATCAAAGGCTTGGGTAATAAAGCCGCTGACCGCATTGAGGTGGCCGCGCCGTTTGCCGACGTCCCCGATCTCTCCCGCCGCGCCGATCTCACCGTCGATCACGTGGAGGCCCTCGCGGTGGCGGGGGCCTTGGATGTCTTTGGGGTGGACCGCCGCCAAGCACTGTGGCAGGCGGGCGTGGCCGCAACAGAACGGGCGGGGATGCTGCCGGGTCTGTCTGCTATCGAGGCGCCGTCTTTGCCGGGGATGAGTGCCTTTGAGCTCATGGCGGCGGACGTGGCAAGCACCGGCGTGACCCACAACCAGCAGCCGATGGAGCAGATCCGCGGGCAATTGCAGGCCCGTGGAATTCTGTCGGCGGCGGATCTACCGGCCGTGGAGGATGGCACCCGCGTGCGCATCGCCGGGGTGGTCACGCACCGCCAGCGCCCGCAGACTGCAGGCGGTGTGGTCTTCTTTGGTTTGGAGGATGAGACCGGGTTGATGAACGTCATGGTCTCGCCCGGCCTGTGGGCCCGGGATAAGGTGACGGCTCGGACGGCACCCGCGCTCATCGTGCGCGGTATCGTGCAGAATGCTTCCGGTGCGGTCACCGTTGCCGCGGACCAGCTAGAGCCGCTGGCCTTTGGCGAGGCGCTCTCGCGCGGCTCGCGGGATTTCCGCTAA
- a CDS encoding helix-turn-helix transcriptional regulator: MSPKKKPTRPLFNRVRVLRVERDMTRAQLADAIGVNPQTIGALERGDHSPSLDLAFNICEVFDLPVEAVFSRTEFTPMSSEIYRKG, translated from the coding sequence ATGTCCCCAAAGAAAAAGCCAACCCGCCCACTATTTAACCGGGTCCGCGTGCTCCGCGTTGAACGGGACATGACGCGTGCACAGCTTGCCGACGCCATCGGGGTCAACCCCCAAACCATTGGCGCCCTCGAGCGCGGTGACCACTCCCCCAGCCTGGATCTTGCTTTCAACATCTGCGAGGTCTTCGACTTACCCGTGGAAGCCGTGTTCTCCCGGACCGAATTCACTCCTATGTCCTCCGAAATCTACCGAAAGGGATAA
- a CDS encoding methionine ABC transporter ATP-binding protein encodes MTEHQGAHRGTRIEFRNITKVFKNKKTTTKALDDVSLTVEPGEIIGIIGFSGAGKSTLVRMINGLDKPTSGQLLLDGTDVVPLPESKLRGIRRNIGMIFQQFNLMSSRTAAGNIEYPLKLQGVDKQERQQRVQELLEFVGLADKGDNYPEQLSGGQKQRVGIARALANNPSLLLADEATSALDPTTTHEVLDLLRKVNRDLGITIVVITHEMDVVRSIADKVAVMENGHVIEAGSVYEVFSNPQTKVAEKFVATSLRNTPDVVEADDLLAHEGRLFTINLTEKSGFFDAAGKLADKDVSIAVVHGGITTLQKHSFGKITVRLNGPEAAIEDFYAHMQRTTDIEEIQR; translated from the coding sequence GTGACTGAACACCAAGGCGCCCACCGGGGCACCCGGATTGAATTCCGCAATATCACCAAAGTCTTTAAAAACAAGAAAACCACCACGAAAGCGCTTGATGATGTCTCTTTGACCGTCGAGCCCGGTGAGATCATCGGCATCATCGGCTTCTCCGGTGCCGGCAAGTCCACGCTGGTGCGCATGATCAACGGACTGGATAAGCCAACCTCGGGGCAGCTGCTTCTCGACGGCACCGATGTCGTCCCCCTGCCCGAATCCAAGTTGCGGGGCATTCGCCGCAACATCGGCATGATCTTCCAGCAGTTCAACCTCATGTCCTCGCGCACCGCGGCGGGCAATATTGAGTACCCGCTGAAGCTGCAGGGCGTCGACAAGCAGGAGCGTCAACAGCGCGTCCAGGAGCTGCTAGAATTCGTCGGCCTGGCGGACAAGGGCGATAACTACCCAGAGCAGCTCTCCGGTGGCCAGAAGCAGCGCGTCGGCATCGCCCGTGCCCTGGCTAATAACCCTTCCCTGCTGCTGGCGGATGAAGCCACCTCGGCGCTCGACCCCACCACCACCCACGAGGTGCTCGACCTGCTGCGCAAGGTCAACCGCGACCTCGGCATCACCATCGTGGTCATCACCCACGAGATGGACGTCGTGCGCTCCATCGCCGACAAGGTAGCCGTCATGGAAAACGGCCACGTCATCGAGGCCGGCAGCGTCTATGAGGTCTTTTCCAATCCGCAGACCAAGGTGGCGGAGAAGTTCGTGGCCACCTCGCTGCGCAATACCCCGGACGTCGTTGAGGCCGATGACCTGCTGGCCCACGAGGGCCGCCTGTTCACCATCAACCTGACGGAAAAGTCGGGCTTCTTCGACGCCGCCGGCAAGCTCGCGGACAAGGACGTGTCTATTGCCGTGGTCCACGGTGGCATCACCACCTTGCAGAAGCACTCCTTTGGCAAGATCACCGTGCGACTCAACGGGCCGGAAGCGGCCATTGAAGATTTCTACGCACACATGCAACGCACCACCGATATTGAGGAGATCCAACGATGA
- a CDS encoding response regulator, with translation MVKVFLVDDHSVFRAGVRAELAVAPEIEIVGDAGTVAEALEGIARTSPDVVLLDVHMPDGGGLAVINGTAHQPSRPVFLALSVSDAAEDVIALIRAGARGYVTKNISGPDLAEAVVQVHSGDAYFSPRLAGFVLDAFASGSPAPEPEEGQDPAVDALTRRELEVLRLLARGYTYREIGKQLFISVKTVETHASNILRKTQQSNRHQLTRWATSRDLA, from the coding sequence ATGGTGAAGGTCTTTTTGGTTGATGATCACTCCGTCTTCCGCGCGGGTGTGCGCGCAGAGCTGGCGGTGGCCCCGGAGATTGAGATCGTGGGTGATGCTGGCACTGTCGCGGAGGCGCTGGAGGGCATTGCGCGAACCTCGCCGGACGTGGTGCTTCTCGATGTCCACATGCCCGACGGCGGCGGCCTCGCCGTTATTAATGGGACGGCACATCAGCCGTCGCGTCCGGTGTTTTTGGCGCTGAGCGTGTCGGATGCGGCGGAGGATGTGATTGCGCTGATCCGGGCGGGCGCGCGCGGGTATGTGACGAAGAATATTTCCGGCCCGGACCTGGCCGAGGCGGTGGTGCAGGTGCACAGCGGGGATGCGTATTTCTCGCCGCGCCTGGCGGGTTTTGTCCTTGATGCTTTTGCCTCCGGTTCGCCCGCCCCGGAGCCGGAGGAGGGGCAAGACCCAGCGGTGGATGCGCTCACGCGGCGTGAGCTGGAGGTCTTGCGGCTGCTTGCGCGCGGCTATACGTACCGCGAGATTGGCAAGCAGCTGTTCATTTCGGTGAAGACGGTGGAAACGCACGCCTCCAATATTTTGCGCAAGACGCAGCAGTCCAACCGCCATCAGCTCACGCGCTGGGCCACCTCGCGCGACCTGGCTTAG
- a CDS encoding DNA polymerase Y family protein — protein sequence MRVAALWFPDWPIQALQDADRAACAIAAQHRVAVCNAAARRAGVRRGMRVRQAQALLPELRVEEANPDRDGVVFAEIAAGLDAVASSVEVLRPGLVIVDAGAAGRFHGSEEKAVEMLVDATARSHLDATVGVADEIATALIAARHHNLGAVVPAGGSRDFLAQQPVGVLAAEVALGCSADVVHALGQLGVRTLGELASLPLRQVTTRFGEAGRRCHAVAAAAPDRRVAPELARPDLGVEQGFEEPLERVDAAAFAARQLAARLHVLLDEAGVVCLRLCVAAEFEGGERLERIWRTQEALSEAATADRVRWQLDGWLSAARAGSAPGEGGGIVKLALEPVEVTPPGDGLLWGAGESAEQAKRVIARVQSQLGVDRVLQPRPAGGRGVAERIEYVPYGEQRDPQPEGTWPGRIPAPLPASLAHPAARIRLIDASSKDIIVTAEALLSGEPAGLGWGRHRYRVTGWAGPWPVDSEWWEAGAAQRCARLQVVGENEKGQRAWLLVWAGGRWSVEATYA from the coding sequence GTGAGGGTCGCGGCGCTGTGGTTCCCGGATTGGCCTATCCAGGCGCTGCAGGACGCAGACAGGGCAGCATGCGCTATCGCTGCCCAGCACCGCGTGGCGGTGTGCAACGCGGCGGCGCGCCGGGCGGGGGTGCGCCGCGGAATGCGCGTGCGCCAGGCCCAAGCTCTCCTACCGGAGCTGCGCGTGGAGGAGGCCAACCCGGACCGAGACGGCGTGGTCTTCGCGGAGATTGCCGCGGGGCTGGACGCGGTGGCCTCCTCGGTGGAGGTGCTGCGTCCGGGCCTGGTCATCGTGGATGCGGGCGCGGCCGGGCGTTTCCACGGCAGCGAGGAGAAAGCAGTGGAGATGCTTGTCGACGCCACCGCCAGATCCCACCTCGACGCCACCGTCGGCGTCGCTGATGAGATCGCCACCGCGCTGATTGCCGCGCGCCACCACAACCTGGGCGCGGTAGTTCCGGCAGGCGGCTCGCGCGACTTTCTGGCTCAGCAGCCGGTGGGAGTATTGGCCGCGGAGGTGGCGCTGGGGTGTTCGGCGGACGTGGTGCATGCCTTGGGGCAGCTGGGCGTGCGCACGTTAGGGGAGCTGGCGAGCCTGCCGCTGCGCCAAGTTACCACCCGTTTCGGCGAGGCTGGACGGCGATGCCACGCGGTGGCCGCGGCGGCACCGGATAGGCGCGTGGCGCCGGAGCTTGCGCGCCCCGACTTAGGCGTGGAGCAGGGCTTCGAAGAACCCTTGGAGCGCGTGGATGCTGCGGCTTTCGCTGCGCGTCAGCTCGCGGCGCGCCTGCACGTGCTGCTCGATGAGGCCGGCGTGGTGTGCCTGCGCCTGTGCGTTGCCGCGGAGTTCGAGGGTGGCGAGCGCCTGGAGCGGATTTGGCGTACCCAGGAAGCGCTCAGCGAGGCCGCTACAGCGGACCGCGTGCGCTGGCAGCTCGATGGTTGGCTGAGTGCTGCGCGGGCGGGTAGTGCGCCGGGTGAGGGAGGGGGCATCGTCAAGCTGGCGTTGGAGCCGGTGGAGGTTACCCCGCCGGGGGATGGGCTCCTGTGGGGCGCGGGCGAATCCGCGGAGCAGGCCAAGCGCGTCATCGCGCGGGTGCAATCCCAGCTGGGGGTAGATCGCGTGCTGCAGCCCCGCCCGGCGGGCGGGCGTGGGGTGGCCGAGCGCATCGAGTACGTCCCCTACGGCGAACAGCGTGACCCGCAGCCGGAGGGCACCTGGCCCGGGCGCATCCCCGCGCCGCTCCCGGCAAGCCTGGCGCACCCGGCCGCGCGGATCCGGCTTATCGACGCCTCATCGAAAGACATCATCGTCACCGCCGAGGCCCTCCTCTCCGGGGAGCCGGCGGGCCTGGGGTGGGGGCGCCACCGCTACCGGGTGACCGGTTGGGCTGGCCCGTGGCCCGTGGACTCTGAGTGGTGGGAAGCAGGTGCGGCGCAGCGCTGCGCGCGCCTGCAAGTCGTCGGGGAAAACGAGAAAGGCCAGCGCGCCTGGCTCCTCGTGTGGGCAGGCGGACGCTGGTCGGTGGAGGCAACCTATGCCTGA
- a CDS encoding sucrase ferredoxin codes for MTFCSDVQVEPLAGTAKQESVYVLFEWPTAWSRDVLDGRTFGPGLTAKLKAKLKGVAGLQLIRRPGRAGHERGTGHFRCFVVWAREGLVQDYVLNGPEDILDLDLEHPTGTCLPLVLVCTHAKRDACCAIKGRPLAASLACEFEETVWETSHTKGHRFAPSVLLMPWGYSFGRLNVDAGRELVGKALHGEYFYPANRGSGLHTPQGQVAELAVARQLLDASESLHYGDLTVDAAETPAAKNSVVVRHRDGRAWDVELEEKEASGVVSSCGDEPKTSSYFAACRVARRGT; via the coding sequence ATGACCTTCTGCTCCGACGTCCAGGTCGAGCCCCTGGCCGGTACCGCAAAACAAGAATCTGTGTACGTCCTCTTTGAGTGGCCCACGGCGTGGTCTCGTGACGTGCTTGACGGGCGTACCTTTGGCCCCGGCTTGACTGCGAAGCTCAAGGCCAAGCTCAAAGGCGTGGCGGGCCTGCAACTCATTCGCCGCCCTGGGCGTGCCGGGCATGAGCGGGGGACGGGTCACTTCCGCTGTTTCGTCGTGTGGGCACGCGAGGGGTTGGTACAGGATTACGTCCTCAACGGCCCGGAGGACATCCTCGATCTGGATCTGGAGCATCCCACTGGCACGTGCCTGCCGCTGGTGCTCGTGTGTACCCACGCCAAGCGCGATGCCTGCTGCGCTATCAAGGGCCGCCCGCTTGCTGCTTCCCTGGCGTGCGAATTTGAGGAGACCGTGTGGGAAACCTCCCACACCAAGGGGCACCGTTTCGCACCGTCGGTGCTCCTGATGCCGTGGGGATATTCTTTCGGCCGCCTCAACGTGGACGCTGGCCGCGAGCTCGTGGGCAAGGCTCTGCACGGCGAGTATTTCTACCCCGCCAACCGTGGTTCCGGTCTTCACACTCCCCAAGGCCAGGTAGCGGAGCTTGCAGTAGCACGCCAGCTTCTCGACGCCTCCGAGTCCCTCCACTACGGCGACCTCACCGTCGACGCGGCGGAAACCCCCGCCGCGAAGAATAGCGTCGTTGTGCGCCACCGCGACGGCCGCGCATGGGACGTAGAGCTCGAAGAAAAAGAGGCCTCCGGCGTCGTCTCTTCCTGTGGAGACGAGCCGAAGACCTCTTCCTACTTTGCCGCGTGCCGCGTCGCGCGACGTGGCACGTAG
- a CDS encoding AMIN-like domain-containing (lipo)protein translates to MPKHNLLRTAAPVAALVVSGALALQGCAPSSAPDGSSDGPTKTLDATLSGASTSTATVTPTAPSPAAPAGLTPLGDANMEMKTLRPPAPSELVVTDVRVGKHEGFDRVVFEFVGDGSPGWFIDYTDSPAQQGSGNPIAYNGSTALDVSIDGTAYPFQLDMEDPNIGTVKGAGGLVTQVVSSGTFEARSQFVIGLDGRHPYSVQVLKAPTRLVIDILN, encoded by the coding sequence ATGCCGAAACATAACCTCTTGCGCACAGCCGCCCCAGTGGCCGCACTCGTTGTCTCGGGTGCACTCGCGCTTCAGGGATGCGCTCCGTCTTCCGCTCCGGACGGCAGCTCCGACGGCCCCACGAAGACTCTCGACGCCACCCTGTCCGGCGCCTCCACCTCCACGGCTACCGTTACTCCCACTGCCCCCTCCCCCGCCGCACCGGCTGGGCTGACCCCGCTGGGCGACGCCAACATGGAGATGAAAACCCTCCGTCCACCAGCTCCCTCGGAACTGGTGGTGACCGATGTCCGCGTGGGCAAGCATGAAGGTTTTGACCGCGTGGTCTTCGAGTTTGTCGGAGACGGTTCACCGGGCTGGTTCATCGATTACACCGATTCCCCCGCCCAGCAGGGATCCGGCAACCCGATTGCTTACAACGGTTCCACCGCGCTCGACGTCAGCATCGACGGCACCGCCTACCCTTTCCAACTTGATATGGAAGACCCGAATATCGGTACCGTGAAGGGTGCCGGCGGGCTGGTGACCCAGGTGGTCAGCAGCGGCACCTTCGAGGCCCGCTCGCAGTTTGTCATCGGGCTTGATGGGCGCCACCCATACTCGGTTCAGGTGCTCAAGGCACCGACGCGCCTGGTTATCGACATCCTGAACTAA
- a CDS encoding MetQ/NlpA family ABC transporter substrate-binding protein has protein sequence MRIRRLVAAAASLLAATSLVACSSASSDFAAGTAEDPIIVGTTDAELPEWGVLKELAAEEGIEIEMKSFTDYATPNQSLAEGSTDTNKFQHLKFLAEYNVGNGTNLVPVASTQVYPMPLFWKGRAINLLAANGLLVLKEEGKLTPDPADIDEAASKVSVTPVDASQTPSAFGEGKPAIITNSFFKRAGINPADAVLYDDPENPNADPKILFDPYVNVWAVQEKDKDNEKVKKLAELYLSDEVKAAVQDTTGGTTIFVDKPQAELQEILERLEEEASSS, from the coding sequence ATGCGCATCCGCCGTCTCGTAGCAGCCGCCGCTAGCCTGCTTGCTGCTACCAGCTTGGTCGCCTGCTCGTCTGCAAGCTCCGATTTCGCCGCCGGCACCGCCGAAGATCCCATCATCGTCGGCACCACCGACGCCGAACTTCCGGAGTGGGGCGTGCTCAAGGAACTCGCTGCCGAGGAAGGCATCGAAATCGAGATGAAGAGCTTCACCGACTACGCCACCCCCAACCAGTCCCTGGCAGAGGGCAGCACGGATACCAACAAGTTTCAGCACTTAAAGTTCCTCGCTGAGTACAACGTGGGCAACGGCACGAACCTCGTTCCGGTGGCCTCCACGCAGGTCTACCCCATGCCGCTGTTCTGGAAGGGCCGCGCCATCAACCTGCTGGCCGCCAACGGTTTGCTGGTGCTCAAGGAAGAGGGCAAGCTCACCCCGGACCCCGCCGACATCGACGAGGCCGCATCCAAGGTGAGTGTCACCCCGGTCGATGCTTCCCAGACCCCGTCCGCCTTCGGCGAAGGCAAGCCCGCCATCATCACCAACTCCTTCTTCAAGCGTGCGGGTATCAACCCGGCCGACGCCGTGCTTTACGACGACCCGGAAAACCCCAACGCCGACCCGAAGATCCTGTTCGACCCCTACGTCAACGTGTGGGCTGTGCAGGAAAAGGACAAGGACAACGAGAAGGTCAAGAAGCTGGCCGAGCTCTACCTCTCCGACGAGGTGAAGGCCGCAGTGCAAGACACCACGGGTGGAACCACTATCTTTGTGGATAAACCGCAGGCAGAGCTTCAGGAGATTCTGGAGCGGCTGGAAGAAGAAGCCTCCTCTAGCTAA
- a CDS encoding methionine ABC transporter permease, whose amino-acid sequence MNVTYLAQANWDRLGGTLVDAIKDTLIMVATTLVVAGIIGLVLGILLYTTRPGGILQNKPIHFVINILVNFIRPIPFIILLAFVQPLTVAVLGSSIGREPATFVMVIAATFAVARIVEQNLVALDPGVIEAARAMGASPWKIITTVIIPEALGPLVLGYTFLFIGIVDMSAMAGYVGGGGLGDFAIVYGYRAFEWEVTVVATLIIIVLVQAAQFFGNWLSAKIMRR is encoded by the coding sequence ATGAACGTCACCTACCTCGCGCAGGCCAATTGGGATCGACTGGGCGGCACGCTTGTCGACGCCATCAAGGACACCCTCATCATGGTCGCCACCACCCTGGTGGTCGCCGGCATCATCGGTCTCGTGCTGGGCATCCTGCTCTACACCACGCGCCCAGGTGGCATCCTGCAGAACAAGCCTATCCACTTCGTCATCAATATCCTGGTGAACTTTATTCGCCCGATTCCGTTCATTATCTTGCTGGCCTTTGTGCAGCCGCTGACGGTGGCGGTGCTGGGCAGCTCCATCGGCCGCGAACCGGCCACGTTCGTCATGGTTATCGCGGCTACCTTCGCGGTGGCGCGCATCGTCGAGCAGAACCTCGTGGCGCTGGATCCGGGCGTGATTGAAGCAGCCCGCGCGATGGGTGCTTCGCCGTGGAAGATCATCACCACGGTCATCATTCCGGAGGCACTCGGCCCGCTGGTGCTGGGCTACACCTTCCTGTTCATCGGCATCGTCGACATGTCCGCGATGGCGGGCTACGTCGGCGGCGGTGGCTTGGGTGACTTCGCCATTGTCTACGGCTACCGCGCCTTCGAGTGGGAGGTCACCGTGGTGGCCACCCTCATCATCATTGTGCTGGTGCAGGCAGCTCAGTTCTTCGGCAACTGGCTCTCGGCCAAGATTATGCGCCGCTAG
- a CDS encoding MetQ/NlpA family ABC transporter substrate-binding protein — protein MSIRRVLAATSAAVIAATGLVACSSDSSDSAESKESGEAITKDSTITIGTTDANMEEWAVFQDLAKEAGFDVKLENFADYNTPNQALDQGKLTTNKFQHLKFLAEYNKGNGTDLVPLAATEIYPLAIYWKDHKDLADIEGQEVAIPNDSTNQGRAIGLLVQEGLVTLKEGSPLTPTPLDIDEKKSKVKVTPVDAAQTPAAYGEGKPAVINNSFLERAGIDPQSAVAQDDPDSTEAEPYINVWAVRADDADNETLHELAELWKDQKVTDAVLKSSGDTAVAVDRSQEELQEILDRLEEQV, from the coding sequence ATGAGCATCCGTCGCGTACTTGCCGCCACCTCGGCAGCCGTCATCGCTGCAACCGGCCTGGTTGCTTGCTCCTCCGATTCCTCGGACTCCGCTGAGTCCAAGGAATCCGGCGAGGCCATTACCAAGGACTCCACCATCACCATCGGCACCACTGACGCCAACATGGAAGAGTGGGCCGTATTCCAGGACCTGGCCAAAGAAGCCGGTTTCGACGTCAAGTTGGAGAACTTCGCCGACTACAACACCCCGAACCAGGCTCTGGACCAGGGCAAGCTGACGACGAACAAGTTCCAGCACCTGAAGTTCCTGGCTGAGTACAACAAGGGCAACGGCACCGACCTCGTGCCGCTGGCCGCCACCGAGATCTACCCGCTGGCCATCTACTGGAAGGACCACAAGGACCTCGCTGACATCGAGGGCCAGGAAGTCGCCATTCCGAACGACTCCACCAACCAGGGCCGCGCCATCGGCCTGCTGGTTCAGGAAGGCCTGGTCACTCTCAAGGAAGGTAGCCCGCTGACCCCCACCCCGCTGGACATCGATGAAAAGAAGTCCAAGGTCAAGGTCACCCCGGTGGATGCCGCCCAGACCCCGGCCGCGTATGGCGAGGGCAAGCCGGCTGTCATCAACAACTCCTTCCTCGAGCGCGCTGGCATTGACCCGCAGTCTGCCGTCGCTCAGGATGACCCGGACTCCACCGAGGCTGAGCCTTACATCAACGTCTGGGCCGTGCGCGCCGACGACGCCGATAACGAAACCCTCCACGAACTGGCTGAGCTGTGGAAGGACCAGAAGGTCACCGACGCCGTTCTGAAGTCCTCCGGCGACACCGCCGTGGCCGTCGACCGCTCCCAGGAGGAGCTCCAGGAGATCCTGGACCGCCTCGAAGAGCAGGTCTAA